In one Nocardioides luteus genomic region, the following are encoded:
- a CDS encoding F0F1 ATP synthase subunit delta, which translates to MDFRGASADAVAALTEELKTAVSASPEAAAKAADTLFEVSQTFRAEAALRRFVTDASVPAEAKTGLVGELFGGKVDATGLGVVESAVKHRWTHAGDLSDAVERLSEIAAVRSAGGEAKRLADELFAVQQAVQETPELRDALSDPARTTADKVTLVDDLLGGKALAATVALTKQALAGTYRTATVALGEYQKVAAAVAGEGTAVVRVAAPLSEADTTRLAAALAKKYGREVHLNIVVDPAIVGGIKVSIGDDVIDGTISSRLDGAQRALAG; encoded by the coding sequence ATGGACTTCCGTGGAGCGTCGGCCGACGCCGTTGCCGCCCTGACCGAGGAGCTGAAGACCGCTGTCTCCGCCTCTCCTGAGGCGGCGGCGAAGGCGGCCGACACCCTCTTCGAGGTCTCCCAGACCTTCCGCGCCGAAGCAGCTCTGCGCCGCTTCGTCACCGACGCATCGGTGCCGGCGGAGGCCAAGACCGGCCTCGTCGGCGAGCTCTTCGGCGGGAAGGTCGACGCGACGGGCCTCGGCGTGGTCGAGTCGGCGGTCAAGCACCGCTGGACGCACGCCGGTGACCTGAGCGACGCGGTCGAGCGACTGAGCGAGATCGCCGCGGTCCGCAGCGCCGGTGGCGAGGCCAAGCGCCTCGCCGACGAGCTGTTCGCGGTCCAGCAGGCCGTGCAGGAGACGCCGGAGCTGCGCGACGCGCTCTCCGACCCGGCTCGCACGACCGCGGACAAGGTCACGCTGGTCGACGACCTTCTCGGCGGCAAGGCGCTGGCGGCGACCGTCGCCCTGACCAAGCAGGCGCTGGCGGGCACCTACCGCACCGCCACGGTCGCGCTGGGTGAATACCAGAAGGTGGCCGCTGCGGTCGCGGGCGAAGGCACCGCGGTCGTCCGCGTGGCCGCTCCGCTCTCGGAGGCGGACACCACCCGCCTGGCTGCGGCCCTCGCGAAGAAGTACGGCCGCGAGGTCCACCTGAACATCGTGGTCGACCCGGCCATCGTCGGCGGCATCAAGGTCTCGATCGGTGACGACGTCATCGACGGCACCATCTCCAGCCGCCTCGACGGGGCGCAGCGAGCACTCGCCGGCTGA
- the atpA gene encoding F0F1 ATP synthase subunit alpha gives MTELTIRPDEIRDALAKYVADYKPEAAKTEEVGTVARTADGIAQVSGLPSAMANELLEFEDGTLGLALNLETREIGVVILGDFDKIEEGQSVRRTGEVLSVPVGDGYLGRVVDPLGNAIDGLGDIETVGRRALELQAPGVMQRKSVHEPLATGIKAIDAMTPIGRGQRQLIIGDRATGKTTVAIDTIINQKQNWDSGDPDKQVRCIYVAIGQKGSTIASVRGALEEAGALEYTTIVAAPASDSAGFKYLAPYTGSAIGQHWMYEGKHVLIVFDDLTKQAEAYRAVSLLLRRPPGREAYPGDVFYLHSRLLERCAKLSDDMGAGSMTGLPIIETKANDVSAFIPTNVISITDGQIFLQSDLFAANQRPAIDVGVSVSRVGGAAMTKALKAVTGSLKVDLAQYRAMEAFAMFASDLDAASKQQLARGQRLMALLKQPAYSPYPIDEMTVSLWLGTTGRLDIVPTEDVLKFEQEFLDFLRRSHEGILAAIRESLKFDDSTESALNDAYDSFLDQFETSEGASVKPGSAKAEALADEDVEQEQIVKQKRG, from the coding sequence ATGACGGAGCTCACCATCCGTCCCGACGAGATCAGGGACGCGCTGGCAAAGTACGTCGCGGACTACAAGCCCGAGGCGGCGAAGACCGAGGAGGTCGGCACTGTCGCGCGGACCGCTGACGGCATCGCCCAGGTCTCGGGCCTGCCCTCGGCCATGGCGAACGAGCTCCTCGAGTTCGAGGACGGGACCCTCGGTCTCGCCCTGAACCTCGAGACCCGCGAGATCGGTGTCGTCATCCTGGGCGACTTCGACAAGATCGAGGAGGGCCAGTCGGTCCGACGTACGGGCGAGGTTCTCTCGGTCCCCGTCGGTGACGGCTACCTCGGCCGCGTCGTGGACCCGCTCGGCAACGCGATCGACGGCCTCGGCGACATCGAGACGGTCGGCCGCCGCGCCCTGGAGCTCCAGGCTCCGGGCGTGATGCAGCGCAAGTCGGTTCACGAGCCGCTCGCCACCGGCATCAAGGCGATCGACGCGATGACCCCGATCGGCCGTGGCCAGCGTCAGCTGATCATCGGTGACCGCGCGACCGGCAAGACCACGGTCGCCATCGACACGATCATCAACCAGAAGCAGAACTGGGACTCGGGCGACCCCGACAAGCAGGTTCGCTGCATCTACGTCGCGATCGGCCAGAAGGGCTCGACCATCGCCTCCGTGCGTGGCGCCCTCGAGGAGGCCGGCGCGCTGGAGTACACGACCATCGTGGCCGCTCCCGCGTCCGACTCCGCCGGCTTCAAGTACCTCGCCCCCTACACCGGCTCGGCCATCGGCCAGCACTGGATGTACGAGGGCAAGCACGTCCTGATCGTCTTCGACGACCTGACCAAGCAGGCCGAGGCCTACCGCGCCGTGTCGCTGCTGCTGCGCCGCCCGCCGGGCCGTGAGGCCTACCCGGGTGACGTCTTCTACCTGCACTCCCGTCTGCTGGAGCGCTGCGCGAAGCTCTCCGACGACATGGGTGCCGGCTCGATGACCGGTCTGCCGATCATCGAGACGAAGGCCAACGACGTCTCGGCGTTCATCCCGACCAACGTCATCTCCATCACCGACGGTCAGATCTTCCTGCAGTCCGACCTGTTCGCGGCCAACCAGCGTCCGGCGATCGACGTCGGTGTCTCGGTCTCCCGCGTCGGTGGTGCGGCGATGACCAAGGCGCTCAAGGCCGTCACCGGCTCGCTCAAGGTCGACCTCGCGCAGTACCGCGCGATGGAGGCCTTCGCGATGTTCGCCTCCGACCTGGACGCGGCCTCGAAGCAGCAGCTGGCCCGCGGTCAGCGCCTGATGGCGCTGCTCAAGCAGCCGGCCTACTCGCCCTACCCGATCGACGAGATGACCGTCTCGCTGTGGCTGGGCACCACCGGCCGCCTGGACATCGTCCCGACCGAGGACGTGCTCAAGTTCGAGCAGGAGTTCCTCGACTTCCTGCGTCGTTCGCACGAGGGCATCCTGGCCGCGATCCGCGAGTCGCTGAAGTTCGACGACTCCACCGAGTCCGCGCTCAACGATGCCTACGACAGCTTCCTCGACCAGTTCGAGACCTCGGAGGGCGCCTCGGTCAAGCCGGGTTCCGCCAAGGCCGAGGCCCTGGCTGACGAGGACGTCGAGCAGGAGCAGATCGTCAAGCAGAAGCGGGGCTGA
- a CDS encoding F0F1 ATP synthase subunit gamma has protein sequence MAVSVRELRARIKSTESMKKITRAMELIAASRIIKAQQRANAAAPYARELTRAVSAVATYSNVDHPLTTEPEAPTRAAVLVVTSDRGLAGSYSSSVLKEAEGLVEKLKAEGKEVDLYVTGRKAEAFYKFRGRSVAQAWTGFSDRPDYDAAKEIGEKLIEVFVEGTEAEKATAPGVDEVHVVYTRFITMMTQKPTAVRLLPLEVVEGTEAPAEGDVLPLYEFEPSAEAVLDSLLPQYVVSRIWFALLQAAASELAQRQKAMKSATDNADELIKKFTRVANQARQAGITQEISEIVGGVNALADAQAAND, from the coding sequence ATGGCCGTGTCAGTGCGTGAACTCCGCGCGCGGATCAAGTCGACGGAGTCGATGAAGAAGATCACGCGTGCCATGGAGCTCATCGCTGCGTCCCGGATCATCAAGGCGCAGCAGCGGGCCAATGCGGCCGCGCCGTACGCCCGTGAGCTCACCCGCGCCGTCTCGGCGGTGGCGACCTACTCCAACGTGGACCACCCGCTGACCACCGAGCCGGAGGCGCCGACCCGTGCCGCCGTGCTGGTGGTCACCAGCGACCGTGGTCTGGCCGGCTCCTACTCCTCGAGCGTGCTCAAGGAGGCCGAGGGCCTGGTCGAGAAGCTCAAGGCCGAGGGCAAGGAGGTCGACCTCTACGTCACCGGACGTAAGGCCGAGGCCTTCTACAAGTTCCGCGGTCGTTCCGTGGCGCAGGCCTGGACCGGCTTCTCCGACCGTCCGGACTACGACGCGGCCAAGGAGATCGGCGAGAAGCTGATCGAGGTCTTCGTCGAGGGCACCGAGGCCGAGAAGGCCACCGCTCCCGGCGTCGACGAGGTCCACGTGGTCTACACGCGGTTCATCACCATGATGACGCAGAAGCCCACCGCCGTACGTCTCCTGCCTCTGGAGGTCGTGGAGGGCACCGAGGCTCCGGCCGAGGGCGACGTCCTGCCGCTCTACGAGTTCGAGCCGTCGGCCGAGGCCGTGCTCGACTCGCTGCTCCCGCAGTACGTCGTGAGCCGGATCTGGTTCGCGCTGCTGCAGGCGGCCGCCTCCGAGCTGGCCCAGCGTCAGAAGGCGATGAAGTCGGCTACCGACAACGCCGACGAGCTCATCAAGAAGTTCACCCGGGTTGCCAACCAGGCTCGCCAGGCAGGCATCACCCAGGAGATCAGCGAGATCGTCGGTGGCGTGAACGCGCTGGCCGACGCCCAGGCTGCGAACGACTGA
- the atpD gene encoding F0F1 ATP synthase subunit beta: MTAQVDEKTTTGRIARVIGPVVDVEFPVDAMPEIYNKLEVEVTVNGETSVLPLEVAQHIGDGMVRAISLKPTDGVVRGATVSDTGAPITVPVGDVTLGHVFNATGDILDVDPSTVEVKERWGIHRKAPAFDQLESKTQMFETGIKVIDLLTPYVTGGKIGLFGGAGVGKTVLIQEMIARVAKNHGGVSVFAGVGERTREGNDLIHEMQEAGVYDKVALTFGQMDEPPGTRLRVALSALTMAEYFRDVQGQDVLLFIDNIFRFTQAGSEVSTLLGRMPSAVGYQPNLADEMGLLQERITSTRGHSITSMQAIYVPADDYTDPAPATTFAHLDATTELSREIASLGIYPAVDPLTSTSRILDPQYIGQDHYDCAVRVKQILQRNKELQDIIAILGVDELSEEDKIIVSRARRIQRFLSQNTYVAKQFTGIEGSTVPVKDTIEAFNKIADGEYDHVAEQAFFMCGGLDDVEAKWAEIQKSL; encoded by the coding sequence ATGACCGCACAGGTTGACGAGAAGACCACGACGGGCCGCATCGCCCGCGTGATCGGCCCGGTCGTCGACGTGGAGTTCCCCGTCGACGCCATGCCGGAAATCTACAACAAGCTCGAGGTCGAGGTCACCGTCAACGGTGAGACCTCCGTCCTGCCGCTCGAGGTTGCCCAGCACATCGGTGACGGCATGGTCCGCGCGATCTCGCTGAAGCCGACCGACGGCGTCGTCCGCGGTGCCACCGTGTCCGACACCGGCGCTCCGATCACCGTGCCCGTGGGTGACGTCACCCTCGGCCACGTGTTCAACGCGACCGGTGACATCCTCGACGTCGACCCGTCCACGGTCGAGGTCAAGGAGCGCTGGGGCATCCACCGCAAGGCTCCGGCCTTCGACCAGCTCGAGTCCAAGACCCAGATGTTCGAGACGGGCATCAAGGTCATCGACCTCCTCACCCCCTACGTGACCGGTGGAAAGATCGGCCTCTTCGGTGGTGCGGGCGTCGGCAAGACCGTCCTCATCCAGGAGATGATCGCCCGAGTCGCCAAGAACCACGGTGGTGTCTCCGTGTTCGCCGGTGTCGGCGAGCGCACCCGTGAGGGCAACGACCTCATCCACGAGATGCAGGAGGCCGGCGTCTACGACAAGGTCGCCCTGACCTTCGGCCAGATGGACGAGCCGCCGGGCACGCGTCTGCGCGTGGCCCTCTCGGCGCTGACGATGGCGGAGTACTTCCGCGACGTCCAGGGCCAGGACGTGCTGCTGTTCATCGACAACATCTTCCGCTTCACCCAGGCGGGCTCCGAGGTTTCCACCCTGCTGGGCCGGATGCCGTCCGCGGTGGGCTACCAGCCCAACCTCGCCGACGAGATGGGTCTGCTCCAGGAGCGGATCACCTCGACGCGTGGTCACTCGATCACCTCGATGCAGGCGATCTACGTGCCGGCCGACGACTACACCGACCCAGCCCCGGCGACCACCTTCGCCCACCTCGACGCGACCACCGAGCTCTCCCGTGAGATCGCCTCGCTGGGTATCTACCCGGCGGTGGACCCGCTGACGTCGACGTCGCGAATCCTGGACCCGCAGTACATCGGCCAGGACCACTACGACTGCGCCGTCCGCGTCAAGCAGATCCTCCAGCGCAACAAGGAGCTGCAGGACATCATCGCGATCCTGGGTGTCGACGAGCTCTCCGAGGAAGACAAGATCATCGTCTCCCGCGCTCGCCGGATCCAGCGGTTCCTCTCGCAGAACACCTACGTTGCCAAGCAGTTCACCGGCATCGAGGGCTCGACGGTTCCGGTCAAGGACACCATCGAGGCGTTCAACAAGATCGCCGACGGTGAGTACGACCACGTCGCCGAGCAGGCGTTCTTCATGTGCGGTGGCCTCGACGACGTCGAGGCGAAGTGGGCCGAGATCCAGAAGAGCCTCTGA
- a CDS encoding F0F1 ATP synthase subunit epsilon — protein MTDALQVELVAADRVVWSGGATMVIARTVDGDVGILRGHAPVLSALTEAVVEITPEEGTEVIATVDGGFLSVANDRVSILSEHVLLAHEIDLNKAQVELEEARRLLGTNNDAEKRIRHAEARIRAVEKAS, from the coding sequence ATGACGGACGCACTTCAGGTGGAGCTCGTCGCTGCAGACCGCGTGGTCTGGAGCGGCGGGGCCACCATGGTCATCGCCCGAACGGTCGACGGTGACGTCGGCATCCTGCGCGGTCACGCGCCGGTGCTGTCGGCGCTCACCGAGGCGGTCGTGGAGATCACGCCGGAGGAGGGCACCGAGGTCATCGCGACCGTCGACGGTGGCTTCCTCTCGGTGGCCAACGACCGCGTCTCGATCCTGTCCGAGCACGTGCTGCTGGCCCACGAGATCGACCTCAACAAAGCGCAGGTCGAGCTCGAGGAGGCCCGTCGCCTGCTCGGCACCAACAACGACGCCGAGAAGCGCATCCGTCACGCCGAGGCGCGCATCCGCGCTGTCGAGAAGGCCTCCTAG
- a CDS encoding DUF2550 domain-containing protein yields the protein MAALLLLVLAYGIGIAARRRLLARNGGVFELSHRVRDTSPGRGWVIGIGRYSGDAQLEWFRIFSLSPKPKRVWRRTEMAYISSRSPEGLEELVLYPESLIVTCEVNGEHIDLAMDPQTLIGFQAWLESRPMRSTWTVF from the coding sequence GTGGCCGCATTGCTTCTGCTTGTCCTCGCCTATGGCATCGGGATCGCCGCTCGTCGCCGTCTGCTCGCTCGCAACGGCGGCGTCTTCGAGCTGAGCCACCGCGTCCGGGACACCAGTCCCGGGCGCGGTTGGGTCATCGGCATCGGCCGCTACTCCGGTGACGCACAGCTGGAGTGGTTCCGGATCTTCTCGCTCTCGCCCAAACCCAAACGGGTCTGGCGCCGCACCGAGATGGCCTACATCTCCAGCCGCTCTCCCGAAGGGCTCGAGGAGCTGGTCCTCTACCCCGAGAGCCTGATCGTGACCTGCGAGGTCAACGGCGAGCACATCGACCTGGCCATGGACCCGCAGACGCTGATCGGCTTCCAGGCGTGGCTCGAGTCGCGCCCGATGCGGTCCACCTGGACCGTCTTCTAG
- a CDS encoding DUF1707 and DUF4870 domain-containing protein gives MSSTAPIPTPPTAPASPAGDELRCTDADRDRVIDLLKASYADGRLDQAEFDVRFDLTMKAKTYAALEPITRDLVAQPTPAPAPAKPARDLLPPPTTEERLLAALAQATTWVPIVVGPAILYYTVGKRSEFVKHHAAGALNLQLTLLAVTIVTFGLGGALYGIAWVLATAFAVVALAGAPLRQPWVLPIFGRGGPYEKKRD, from the coding sequence ATGTCCTCAACCGCTCCCATTCCGACCCCGCCCACCGCGCCCGCTTCGCCTGCTGGCGACGAGCTCCGCTGCACCGACGCCGATCGCGACCGCGTGATCGACCTGCTCAAGGCGTCCTACGCCGACGGCCGGCTCGACCAGGCCGAGTTCGACGTCCGGTTCGACCTGACCATGAAGGCGAAGACGTACGCCGCGCTGGAGCCGATCACCCGCGACCTGGTCGCGCAGCCCACCCCAGCCCCGGCGCCGGCCAAGCCCGCCCGCGACCTGCTGCCCCCGCCGACCACCGAGGAGCGGCTGCTGGCCGCGCTCGCCCAGGCCACGACCTGGGTGCCGATCGTCGTCGGCCCGGCGATCCTCTACTACACCGTCGGCAAGCGCTCCGAGTTCGTGAAGCACCACGCCGCCGGTGCGCTGAACCTGCAGCTCACCCTGCTCGCCGTCACGATCGTGACGTTCGGGCTCGGTGGTGCGCTCTACGGGATCGCCTGGGTCCTGGCGACCGCCTTCGCCGTCGTCGCGCTCGCCGGCGCCCCGCTGCGCCAGCCGTGGGTGCTGCCGATCTTCGGTCGCGGCGGTCCCTACGAGAAGAAGCGGGACTGA
- a CDS encoding MFS transporter, which produces MTPLRRAQAGSVVAFATNGLLSATFISRIPALREGLGLNNSAVGLMLLAMGIGSVAALPLAGGLVMRWGAARVVRRCAALCAAALCLVAVSGSWLGQAWLVALFLVAYGVGYGIWDVAMNVEGAAVERLGGKTLMPQLHAMWSVGTVLGGLLGIALVGTLPTVWHVAGVAAVALAVCWWGTAGFLPAEPPPEGHSPRRELLAAWRSPHTLLLGLMVLAFAAAEGSANDWVSLAMIDGYDVSHRVGVACYAAFVFCMSLARFAGAKVIDRVGRQPVLITSAALAGAGIVLTVLAGSFGLALVGIVLWGFGAALGFPLGISIAADDETRAAARVSVVSTLAYGAFLGFPPILGAVGDQIGTLRALLVVAVLMLPAAALAATVARRRAV; this is translated from the coding sequence GTGACGCCTCTTCGCCGTGCCCAAGCCGGATCGGTGGTGGCGTTCGCCACCAACGGCCTGCTGTCCGCGACCTTCATCTCCCGCATCCCCGCACTGCGCGAGGGCCTCGGCCTGAACAACTCGGCCGTCGGCCTGATGCTGCTGGCGATGGGGATCGGGTCGGTCGCCGCGCTGCCGCTCGCCGGGGGACTGGTGATGCGCTGGGGCGCCGCCCGGGTCGTACGCCGCTGCGCAGCGCTCTGCGCCGCCGCCCTGTGCCTGGTGGCGGTCTCCGGCAGCTGGCTGGGGCAGGCGTGGCTGGTGGCACTGTTCCTGGTGGCGTACGGCGTCGGCTACGGCATCTGGGACGTCGCCATGAACGTCGAGGGGGCCGCGGTCGAGCGGCTCGGCGGCAAGACGCTGATGCCGCAGCTGCACGCGATGTGGAGCGTGGGCACCGTGCTCGGTGGGCTGCTGGGCATCGCTCTGGTCGGCACGCTGCCGACGGTGTGGCACGTGGCCGGGGTCGCTGCCGTCGCGCTGGCGGTCTGCTGGTGGGGGACCGCCGGGTTCCTCCCGGCCGAGCCGCCACCCGAGGGGCACTCGCCGCGGCGTGAGCTGCTGGCCGCCTGGCGCTCGCCCCACACCCTGCTGCTGGGCCTGATGGTGCTCGCCTTCGCCGCGGCCGAGGGAAGCGCCAACGACTGGGTCTCGCTGGCGATGATCGACGGCTACGACGTCAGCCACCGGGTCGGGGTGGCGTGCTACGCGGCGTTCGTCTTCTGCATGAGCCTGGCCAGGTTCGCCGGCGCGAAGGTGATCGACCGGGTCGGCCGACAGCCGGTCCTGATCACCTCGGCCGCGCTGGCCGGCGCCGGGATCGTGCTGACCGTCCTCGCCGGCTCGTTCGGGCTCGCGCTGGTCGGGATCGTCCTGTGGGGCTTCGGTGCGGCCCTGGGCTTCCCTCTGGGGATCAGCATCGCCGCCGACGACGAGACCCGCGCCGCTGCTCGCGTCTCGGTCGTCTCCACGCTGGCCTACGGCGCCTTCCTCGGCTTCCCGCCCATCCTGGGCGCCGTGGGGGACCAGATCGGCACCCTGAGGGCGCTCCTGGTCGTCGCCGTCCTCATGCTCCCCGCTGCGGCGTTGGCTGCCACGGTGGCGCGGCGGCGGGCCGTGTAA